Genomic DNA from Paenibacillus donghaensis:
AGCCGCAGCAACTGGCCCGCCTGCTCCTGAATCTGAGCCGCATTCGCCTTATCGTCAGCCTTCTGATACAGATGAAGCAGACCCCAGCGCTCCACATTTCCCTTGTCACTTACCGGATAGAACTCACGTTTGCCCGTCTGCTCATTGTCCTGATAGAGAAATATCGTGTTGTACGTATCCTGATCGATGCTTTTTTTGAGCGAATAATCATATAAGGAATGACCGGCTCCCAGCACCAGATTCAGCAGCATTGAAGCCGGTTTACGCAGCGTAAGCTTGCCGAAATCATCATAAAAAGCCATCAGCTGGCCCTTATACTGCAGTTCACTGCCAAGGGCGCCCATAATAATATCCAGCAGCTTCTTGTCATCTTCAATGAGCGAAGGAATGTGATATAACGTCTCCTCCAGCACACCGGTCTTCAGCCCGTAATCCTTGGCGATCTTACGGATCACCTCCTGGGCGGTCACATCCTGCAGCACATAACTCCCATTGCCGAGCAGATAGCGAATCTGGTCATAGGCCGTCAGCTTGATCAGTTGGTCCGACCCCGTATCCATGCTGAACACAAAGCCATAAAATACATCCAGGCCATCTTTGCTGAACTGTACAATGTCACCGTTGCTGATATCGAATTTGGGATGCTGATAGATGCCGCTGTCCACCAAGGTCAGCTCCAGTGTAGCTGGCTTGCCGCTGCGGGAAGTCTTCCAGGCCAGATCTGAGACCATGCCCGAGATATCCCAGAGCCTGCCTTCTTTGTTCTTTACAAGCAGTTCCATACGTTTCCCTCCTAAGGCAGCTTGATGACTTTGCCTACCGGAAGCTTGTTCAGCTCACTGTCTGCAATGCCGTTCAGCTTCTGGATGGTTTTGTACTTCTGGCCATCGCCAAGGAGTTTGCGCGCTACGCTCCACAGGTTGTCACCGGGCTTCAGGGTGTAAGTAGCCGGAGCCTTCTTCTCATTCGCCCGCTTCTGCTCAGCTCTGACCTCACCTTTCACAACCTTTACAGCTACCGCCTGGTAGAATACATACTTTTTGAGCGAAAGTGAATATTCAATGTCCCCAGACGTCCCCGCGCTCAGCTTCCAGGTGAAGCCTTCAATGCTCATCGCCATATTCACGGCAAAATCATCTAGGAAGGTCAGATCCTCACTCACACGGGTATCCTGCACCCCCTTCAGCCCCGAAAACACGAACCGGATTGGCCTGCGGCTTCCCATCCACTTTTTGATCAGCTCCACATATTCAAAGGGCCTGCGCAGCCCGTCTTCAGGCACCACCACGAACGGATACCGCTGCGCTGGGAAAATACTCTCAATCGTAAGCTCGGTAAGCTTCGGATAGGCAATCGAGTTAATTTCACCCAGATCAATCAGCGTATAGCTTGTGCCATCGCCACTCTCCTTGATCTCCAGCGTCTCCGGGTTGACGGGTAGTCGAATCGACTCTTCCATGTTGTTGAAATTCAGAAACAATCCATACTCTTCCACGTTAGGTGTACACCCCCTGCGCCGTAGAGACAAACTGCTCATTCAGCTTCTGTCCAATCTTGGTGATGATCGAGTCAATATCCCCTGCATTGTTGATATTCCCTGTGGTAACCTGCACCGTCGGCGTCAGTTCGACAAAATTCTGGATCGCCTGGATCTCCGCCAGCTCGCGCAGCATCTTCAGGTCGTCGCTCGAAATGTCCACAGTGCCGTCTACGGCCCCTACAGAATTTACTTTGTTGACGTTGTTGATGTTCGTTGGAGCA
This window encodes:
- a CDS encoding XkdQ/YqbQ family protein, whose amino-acid sequence is MELLVKNKEGRLWDISGMVSDLAWKTSRSGKPATLELTLVDSGIYQHPKFDISNGDIVQFSKDGLDVFYGFVFSMDTGSDQLIKLTAYDQIRYLLGNGSYVLQDVTAQEVIRKIAKDYGLKTGVLEETLYHIPSLIEDDKKLLDIIMGALGSELQYKGQLMAFYDDFGKLTLRKPASMLLNLVLGAGHSLYDYSLKKSIDQDTYNTIFLYQDNEQTGKREFYPVSDKGNVERWGLLHLYQKADDKANAAQIQEQAGQLLRLHNREKLSLSVQAIGDLRVRAGNFIYVLLDEFQTQLFLVDTCSHKINGGEHTMSLDIKVV
- a CDS encoding LysM peptidoglycan-binding domain-containing protein, which produces MEEYGLFLNFNNMEESIRLPVNPETLEIKESGDGTSYTLIDLGEINSIAYPKLTELTIESIFPAQRYPFVVVPEDGLRRPFEYVELIKKWMGSRRPIRFVFSGLKGVQDTRVSEDLTFLDDFAVNMAMSIEGFTWKLSAGTSGDIEYSLSLKKYVFYQAVAVKVVKGEVRAEQKRANEKKAPATYTLKPGDNLWSVARKLLGDGQKYKTIQKLNGIADSELNKLPVGKVIKLP